The genomic stretch TGGTTTATTGATATATTGGGAGGTCCAGACACGGAGGATAAAGTTGATGCTATTATCCCCATATTCAATAAACAGTACATCAGGTGGAGGGGTCTTAAGGACGCCTTCATTGGCTGTGGCCACGTTCATTAGGACTGTTTTGATCTTTTGGGGATCTTCTTTATAGGAAACACCTACAGGAAAGTTAAAACGGATGTTACGATCATTGTGAGACCAGTTGATAACAGGACTATCAATAAACTGGCTGTTGGGGACGATGATGGAGATGTTGTCATTAGTGACGATCATGGTAGACCGGGAGCTGATTTTGATGACATCACCATTCACGTCACCTACTTCGATACGGTCACCGACTTTGATAGGCCTTTCAAATAAGATGATCAGTCCACTGATAAAGTTATTGGTGATGTTTTGCAAACCAAAACCAATACCTACGCCTAATGCGCCGGCTAGAATGCCCAGTGCACTGAGGTCTATTCCAGAGTTTTGTATAATGATCACAAAACCACCGATCAGCAATATATACCTAATGATAGTTCCGACAGATTGCCGGGTGCCGATATCCATTTGGTAACGGGTAAGGACTTTATGGACAATTATTTTTTTGACCCATTCGGTAACTATTACCAGTATAAAAACCGAAAAGATCAGAGCAATAAGGAGTCCTACGGTAAGTTTAGAGCTTCCGAGCGTGACGAGAGTATACTCCAAAAAATCATTTAATCGCTCCAAAAAAGCTCCTATCCCATTTTTCTGTACATCATTTATAAGGTCTTCCATATTGTTCTTCTAGTGTAGCCATATGATAAAGTGAACACAAAATAATAATATTTATATTGTGAAACCAGTTGAAAACTGACTGATTTAATTATTATTGGCATGGGTTAGATACAGATAGTTTAAGATATTTGTAACTATAAATATGAAGTGATATGAGTAAGCAAAAAGAGGAACTGGAGCACAGGCTTAAGCTCAGGAATATTCATCTATCCGATTACAATGACATCCGGGAGTTGATGACACTGATTTACGAGCAAAAAGGAATGTCTTATACGAGGCAAGAGCTTAAAAATCAGATAAAAGCATTTTCTGAAGGGCAAATTTGTATCGAGGATAATGGAAAAGTGGTGGCAGTGGCCCTGAGCGTGGTAGTGGAGTATTCCCAGTTTGGCGATAGCCATACCTATGATGAAATCACCGGGTTTGGCAAGTTTGACACGCATGATCTGGAAAATGGAGACACCCTATACGGTACCGATGTGTTTGTTCACCCTGAGTATCGAGGGCTGAGGCTGGGGAGAAGGCTGTATGATGCCAGAAAGGAGCTTTGCGAAAACCTTAATTTACGGTCCATCATCGCTGGTGGGCGAATTCCCGGGTATAGCAAATATTCGGAGCAAATGACCCCAAGAAAGTATATAGAATTGGTGAAGAACAAGGAGATCTATGATCCAGTGCTCTCTTTTCAGCTGGCTAATGAATTCCATGTCCGAAAAGTTATCACCAAATATTTGCCGGAAGACAAGGATTCCAAGGCATTCGCGACCCTATTGGAGTGGAACAATATCTACTATGAGAAAGATGAAAAGCTCATTGGAAACAGCAAGTCTATTGTCCGGCTGGGACTGGTGCAGTGGAAAATGAGACGGTTTAAGGATGTGGATGATCTGATGCAACAGGTGGAGTTTTTTGTGGATACTGTTTCCGGCTATAAATCGGATTTTTGCCTTTTACCAGAGTTTTTCAATGCTCCTTTGTTAGCGGATTTTAATGATATGGATGCTTCTGAAGCTATTCGGAATTTGGCGGATTATACCGAAGAGGTGCTGTCCCGCATGAGGGACCTGGCTCTTTCCTATAATGTGAACATCATTGCAGGGAGTATGCCCGAATATGACGGTAAAAAACTGAGAAATGTAAGCTATCTATGCAGAAGGGACGGTACTATCGACAAGCAATATAAGTTACACATTACTCCTGATGAGCAGGCCTATTGGGGCTTACAGGGAGGAAATGGTATCAGTGTGTTTAATACAGACGCGGGTAGGATCGGGATTTTGATCTGTTATGATGTGGAGTTTCCGGAGCTAGGCAGGATACTTGCTGAGCAGGAGATGGATATTTTATTCGTGCCTTTCTGGACGGATACCAAAAATGCCTACCTTCGTGTGAGTACCTGTGCCAAGGCCAGAGCCGTCGAAAATGAGTGTTATGTGGCCATAACAGGTTCTGTAGGGAATCTACCAAGAGTAGAAAATATGGATATCCAGCATTCCCAGGCGGCGATTTATTCTCCATCTGATTTTTCCTTTCCCCATGATGCGGTAATTGCGGAAGCGTCCTTAAATACTGAAACGACCATCGTTGCCGATGTGGATTTGGATTTGCTGACCAAGCTGCGAAAAATGGGCAGCGTGAGGAACCTTGCCCAGCGGAGACTGGACCTTTATTCCATTCAGTGGAAGCGAAAGTGATTGATGTGGAAAATGACGTTGGCCATGAGCCCTAGCCTGTCCACCTAATAACCAAAAACCAATAACTAATATCCTAATAACAAATCATGGAAAATTACCTTAAAGGGATAGATGAAAAAGTAGTCACAAAAGCAGCCAAAATTAAGCTCCTAATTACCGATGTGGACGGAGTGCTGACGGATGGTGGGGTTATTTATGATGACCATTACCTCGAATTCAAGAAATTCAATGTCAAGGATGGGCTCATTGTAAAAGTGCTCCAAAAGCATGGGATCAAAGTAGGCGCCATTACCGGTAGAAATTCCCCCGTGGTGAGAAGCAGATGTGAGGAACTTGGATTTGATTTTCACTACCATGGCATAAAAAATAAACGAGAGAAGCTGGAAGAAGTGCTTGATGGGATGAAACTCGATATGGATGAGTGCGCGTATATCGGAGATGACCTTATTGATTTGCCTTTATTGATCAGGGTGGGGCTTTCTGTGGCGCCGAAGGACGCCTTGCCCTATGTGAAAGATGCGGTAGATATGGTTTCGTCGCTCAATGGAGGCAGAGGTGTCTTCAGGGAAGTGGCCGATTTAATATTGAGTTCGCAAGGACAACTTAAAAAGATTATTAATCAGTTGAAGGAGAAATAAATGATGCCTGTATTTACACAACCCATGCAGATCACTGACCAGGTGGTGCTTGGGAAAGAGAAACCTGTTTTGTTTTCTGGTCCCTGTGCCGTGGAGAGCTTTGATATCTGTATGGAGATCGGAAGTACTGTTAAGAAGGAAGCGGAGAAAAATGGATTTTCTTATGTTTTCAAAGCTTCTTTTGACAAAGCTAACAGAACCTCGTCCGGTTCTTTCCGAGGCATTGGAATGGACAAGTCACTTGAAGTACTCCAGCGTGTGGGCAAGGAGCTGGGTGTGCCTTTGGTTACCGATATTCATGAGAGTTATCAAGCGGCCGAAGTTGCTGAGGTGGCCGACGTGTTGCAGATCCCCGCTTTTTTATGCCGCCAGACAGACCTCTTACTGGCTGCTGGCAAAACAGGAAAAGCCATTAAGATCAAAAGAGGCCAGTTCATGGCCCCGGAGGATATGCAATATGCCGTCGATAAGGTAAGGTCCACAGGCAATGAGAACGTTTGCCTGACAGAGCGAGGCTTTTCGTTAGGGTATCATAACCTGGTGGTGGATATGCGCTCATTGCCCACTATGAGACAATTTGCACCGGTGGTGTTTGATATTACCCACTCTGTACAGCAACCTGGGGGACAAGGAGGCAGTAGTGGCGGCCAGCGTGAATTTGCTCCGTTTTTGGCAAGAGCGGCAGCGGCTACGGGAGTGGATGGCTTCTTTATCGAAACCCATCCTGAGCCTGCAAAAGCACTGAGCGACGGGCCGAATATGATCCCACTTAATAGAATGCCGGATTTCCTTCAAATGCTCAAAGAATGTTGGGAGATGGGAAGGAAATACGCTGCTTTTAAAATAGAATGATATATATAGATACAGAGAGGTCGTCTCATTTTGTGACGGCCTTTTTTATAGCCCTATGTTGAAATTGTTTGGTCATTTTTAAGTGCCGTAATCTTTTTGTTTTTAACTTACTTTCTTAAGTGGATTTTTATGAAAGCATTATTATTTCTCAGTTGCTTTTTGCTGTTTGGTGAAGCGATGTTTGCTCAATCTGTGGCCTCTGGCGGAGCGGTTTCTTTGGAAATCCGAAATATTTTGGAAGCGTCTACCCCGGGTAGCCCTGTTAGGGTAGGTGATGAGCTGTTGAGACAGTATGAAGAGCTGATCCAATTTTATGCTGATCGTGCGTTTACACCTGCTTGGCCGGATGATCAGCGAGGAAATGCTGCGGTTCAGGAGTTGTTGGTCCAAATTGAAGATTCCAAGTATGATGGATTGAAGCCTTCTTCCTACCATCTGTCGGCCATTAGGGAAATCGCAGCATCTTCGGATGCTGGTCGGAATCATGAAAACCCCGTTCATCAGGCCTATATGGATTTGGTGCTTTCTGATGCTTTTCTGAGTTTAGCACATGATTTGTATTTGGGGAAAGTGTCTCAAGAAGGGTTGCAAAATTCTTGGGGAATAGAACCGAAACATGTCAAAACGAGTTTTGGAACTTTATTGGAAGAGGGGCTGTCCAGCGGCCGTATCAAAGAAAGCCTGGTTTCACTGTGGCCACGGTATCAGGTGTATAAGAGCATGCGAAGAACCATGAAGCGGTACTTCAGGTTGGCAGAAGCAATGGAGGAACCTTGGGATAAGCTACGGGGAAAAACCATCAAAGTGAATGAGGAAAGCAGGCTTATACCTGAGGTGAGGAAGCGCCTCCAATACTGGAATGACTTGGAGGCAGACAATAGTGGAGAGGAAGAACGGTATGATTCGAGCCTATTTGATGGGGTGAGGTATTTCCAAAAGCGAAATGGATTAGAGGCTGATGGAATCATCGGGAAAGACACCTATACCGCACTCAATGAGAGTCCCGCTTCACTGATCCGAAAAGTAGCCGTTAACATGGAGCGGATGCGCTGGCTGCCGGATACCGTGCTGAACGGAAGGTTTGTTATGGTTAATATTGCCAATTTTCAACTAGACTATTTGCAAGATAATGGGCTTGACACTGTTTTTACATCTAAGGTTATTGTCGGTAAGGAATACCACACCACTCCAGTTTTTAACGGTGAAATGGCCTATATCGTATTAAGCCCTACCTGGACTGTTCCCAGCTCGATTATCCGGAGGGAGATGATCCCGAAGATCAAAAAAGATGTAAGTTATCTCAGTAGGAACCACTTTAAAATTCTCACCTATTCAGGAAAAGAGGTCAGTCCTTCATCGATCGATTGGTCTAAGGCTTCTGCTGGAAATTTCCCTTACATGATCAGGCAAAGCCCCGGTACTTTCAACTCCTTGGGACAGGTCAAGTTTATTTTCCCCAATAAACATAATGTATACATCCACGACACACCTGTGAAATCCCTTTTTAGTAGAGACCTTAGGGCGTTCAGCCACGGATGTATTCGGATTCAGAAACCTGCGGAATTCGCAGCGGTACTGTTGGAAGGTGATCACAAATGGAATTTGGAAAGCATCCGTGCGGGAATGGAAAGTGGGAGGGAGACAACCGTTCTGCTCAAGAAAAAAGTACCTGTGGTACTGATCTACCTGACTTTATGGACGGATCCGGCAGGTAAGACTTACCTGAGAAAAGATATTTACGAACGAGATGAAGCAATTGCCAAAGCGTTATTGCTTGATTAAGAATGGGGATAATCAATCGTAATAGGTGATTTTCACAAAATGGCACAGTCATTGATATTTTTCTTTTACTACTAAACCAGTTGGGATTTTATGGATAGATGCCAGAAATGGATCGTATTGGGCTTTTTGTTTTTTACCGCCTGTAGCCCAGAGCTAGATGAGGATACATTGGAAAAGTTCAAAGAGCGACTCAAGGGGGAAGCATTGGAGGAGGTATATGGAGTATTTGATTATCAGCCTATTTGGATCAATGCTGAGGGGCTAAGTGAAAGTGGGGAATGGTTTTTCGAGCTGCTCGACGAGGAAATTGCCGCAGATGGTTTGGACAGGAATGATTACCAATATGAGTCGATCAAGCAGCGGATAGATAGCATAAACCAAGGGGGAGAAATTGATGCTTTGGTGAGTTTGGAACTGGAGATTTCCGAAGCTTTTATCCACTTGGGAAACGACCTGCACTATGGTAGGGTGGATCCAGACAAAAGGTCCTCCAAGTGGAAGATGGAGCCAAAAGCTATGGACCTGGATGTCAAGGATATTCTGATAGAAATAGGGAAAGGAAATGAAAGCTCCTTTAGCGAGGTCCTGGATCAATTGAGGCCCGGCAATAGGCTCTATGAAGGGCTGAGAGAGGAGATGAAAGGAGTGCTGGAAGCCGGAGGAAGCCTTGATAAACCTCATATTGAACACAAAGAGGCGCTAGAAGTGGGGGATCGCCATCAGGTGGTCGTACAGGTGCGCAAGGCACTCGAAGCAATGGGCGAGGAGGGCATTTCCAAGTCTAAGGAGCCTGAAGTTTATGACCAGGAATTGGAGGGAGCCGTAAAGCGGTTCCAAAAAAAGCACGGGCTTAAGGAAGATGGTGTTCTGGGTGAGGATTTTTGGCGTGCTATCAATTACAGCACCGAAGATTTAATGGTGAAATTAAAAGTGAATTTGGAGCGGTTGAGGTGGTTGCCCGATTTTTTGAGCACTGATGGACCAAAAGTTCTTGTTAATATTCCAAATTATTTCATGGATTATATCGTGGATCAGGATACCGTTTTTTCTACCAGAGCTGTGGTGGGAAAGGAGTATTACCAAACGCCTGTTTTTACGGCCAAGATGAGTTATGTGGTTTTTAGTCCCTATTGGAACCTTCCCGAAGGGATTCTGTGGGCAGAGACGATACCGGCTATTCTGAAGGACAAAAACTACCTTTCTGAGCATAATATGGAGATCGTGGATAGGCAAGGGGAGCTTGTTAAACCAAACAAGGTTCCATGGAAGAAGCTTACAAAGGAAGAGGGATTCCCTTATTTGATCCGCCAGAAGCCAGGAGATGACAATGCTTTGGGTAGGGTGAAGTTTATGTTTCCCAATTCTTATAATATTTATATCCATGACTCTCCCGCCAAGGCGCTTTTTGACAGAGATGAGAGGGCATTTAGCCATGGATGTATAAGAATTGCAAATCCCGATGATTTTGCCGCTGTACTGCTTCAGGACAAAAAGGAGTGGGACAAAGAAGCTATTGCCGGTGCAATGCAACTAGAGAAGGAAAAACAGGTGAATTTGGAGCATAAACCATCAGTATGGATCCTATACCTCACTGCGTGGAGATCCGCCGGAGGGCTTCAGCTGAGAGAAGATGTCTATGGTAGCGACAAGAAGCTGGCCCAGAAGATGGGGGGTGAGGTGAGTAATGCGTTTTTTTAACCCGGTTTAGGAGGTTTTGTCAATGTCAATCAATACACTGGCCTGAAGATAATCAGTGTTTGGTGCGTAGATAAAAAGACAGCCATCATCCTTAATGCTATCAATGATTGCCTTGTACTGGTTCATTGGCAGTGCGGGGCATCCCAGGCTCCGTCCCAACCGGCCATATTTTTTAATAAATTCAGGGTTGGCATATTCAGCCCCATGGATGACGATGGCCCTTTCGCGGGCATGATCGTTTACTCCTTTTTCAATGCCGTCCAATCTAAGTGAATAACCGTGTTTGCCAGAGTAGGTTTCTGCTGTGCGGTAAAAACCCAGGCTACTCATGTAGCTTGAATGGATGTTAGAGAATTTCTTGGCCATCAGTTCCCCACTGTTTCTGCCATGTGCCACCC from Echinicola soli encodes the following:
- a CDS encoding mechanosensitive ion channel family protein, with translation MEDLINDVQKNGIGAFLERLNDFLEYTLVTLGSSKLTVGLLIALIFSVFILVIVTEWVKKIIVHKVLTRYQMDIGTRQSVGTIIRYILLIGGFVIIIQNSGIDLSALGILAGALGVGIGFGLQNITNNFISGLIILFERPIKVGDRIEVGDVNGDVIKISSRSTMIVTNDNISIIVPNSQFIDSPVINWSHNDRNIRFNFPVGVSYKEDPQKIKTVLMNVATANEGVLKTPPPDVLFIEYGDNSINFILRVWTSQYINKPQVLKSQLYYEIFRRFNEEGIEIPFPQRDLHLKSGFEKLDN
- a CDS encoding bifunctional GNAT family N-acetyltransferase/carbon-nitrogen hydrolase family protein; its protein translation is MSKQKEELEHRLKLRNIHLSDYNDIRELMTLIYEQKGMSYTRQELKNQIKAFSEGQICIEDNGKVVAVALSVVVEYSQFGDSHTYDEITGFGKFDTHDLENGDTLYGTDVFVHPEYRGLRLGRRLYDARKELCENLNLRSIIAGGRIPGYSKYSEQMTPRKYIELVKNKEIYDPVLSFQLANEFHVRKVITKYLPEDKDSKAFATLLEWNNIYYEKDEKLIGNSKSIVRLGLVQWKMRRFKDVDDLMQQVEFFVDTVSGYKSDFCLLPEFFNAPLLADFNDMDASEAIRNLADYTEEVLSRMRDLALSYNVNIIAGSMPEYDGKKLRNVSYLCRRDGTIDKQYKLHITPDEQAYWGLQGGNGISVFNTDAGRIGILICYDVEFPELGRILAEQEMDILFVPFWTDTKNAYLRVSTCAKARAVENECYVAITGSVGNLPRVENMDIQHSQAAIYSPSDFSFPHDAVIAEASLNTETTIVADVDLDLLTKLRKMGSVRNLAQRRLDLYSIQWKRK
- a CDS encoding KdsC family phosphatase, whose amino-acid sequence is MENYLKGIDEKVVTKAAKIKLLITDVDGVLTDGGVIYDDHYLEFKKFNVKDGLIVKVLQKHGIKVGAITGRNSPVVRSRCEELGFDFHYHGIKNKREKLEEVLDGMKLDMDECAYIGDDLIDLPLLIRVGLSVAPKDALPYVKDAVDMVSSLNGGRGVFREVADLILSSQGQLKKIINQLKEK
- the kdsA gene encoding 3-deoxy-8-phosphooctulonate synthase, whose product is MPVFTQPMQITDQVVLGKEKPVLFSGPCAVESFDICMEIGSTVKKEAEKNGFSYVFKASFDKANRTSSGSFRGIGMDKSLEVLQRVGKELGVPLVTDIHESYQAAEVAEVADVLQIPAFLCRQTDLLLAAGKTGKAIKIKRGQFMAPEDMQYAVDKVRSTGNENVCLTERGFSLGYHNLVVDMRSLPTMRQFAPVVFDITHSVQQPGGQGGSSGGQREFAPFLARAAAATGVDGFFIETHPEPAKALSDGPNMIPLNRMPDFLQMLKECWEMGRKYAAFKIE
- a CDS encoding L,D-transpeptidase family protein, translated to MKALLFLSCFLLFGEAMFAQSVASGGAVSLEIRNILEASTPGSPVRVGDELLRQYEELIQFYADRAFTPAWPDDQRGNAAVQELLVQIEDSKYDGLKPSSYHLSAIREIAASSDAGRNHENPVHQAYMDLVLSDAFLSLAHDLYLGKVSQEGLQNSWGIEPKHVKTSFGTLLEEGLSSGRIKESLVSLWPRYQVYKSMRRTMKRYFRLAEAMEEPWDKLRGKTIKVNEESRLIPEVRKRLQYWNDLEADNSGEEERYDSSLFDGVRYFQKRNGLEADGIIGKDTYTALNESPASLIRKVAVNMERMRWLPDTVLNGRFVMVNIANFQLDYLQDNGLDTVFTSKVIVGKEYHTTPVFNGEMAYIVLSPTWTVPSSIIRREMIPKIKKDVSYLSRNHFKILTYSGKEVSPSSIDWSKASAGNFPYMIRQSPGTFNSLGQVKFIFPNKHNVYIHDTPVKSLFSRDLRAFSHGCIRIQKPAEFAAVLLEGDHKWNLESIRAGMESGRETTVLLKKKVPVVLIYLTLWTDPAGKTYLRKDIYERDEAIAKALLLD
- a CDS encoding L,D-transpeptidase family protein; its protein translation is MDRCQKWIVLGFLFFTACSPELDEDTLEKFKERLKGEALEEVYGVFDYQPIWINAEGLSESGEWFFELLDEEIAADGLDRNDYQYESIKQRIDSINQGGEIDALVSLELEISEAFIHLGNDLHYGRVDPDKRSSKWKMEPKAMDLDVKDILIEIGKGNESSFSEVLDQLRPGNRLYEGLREEMKGVLEAGGSLDKPHIEHKEALEVGDRHQVVVQVRKALEAMGEEGISKSKEPEVYDQELEGAVKRFQKKHGLKEDGVLGEDFWRAINYSTEDLMVKLKVNLERLRWLPDFLSTDGPKVLVNIPNYFMDYIVDQDTVFSTRAVVGKEYYQTPVFTAKMSYVVFSPYWNLPEGILWAETIPAILKDKNYLSEHNMEIVDRQGELVKPNKVPWKKLTKEEGFPYLIRQKPGDDNALGRVKFMFPNSYNIYIHDSPAKALFDRDERAFSHGCIRIANPDDFAAVLLQDKKEWDKEAIAGAMQLEKEKQVNLEHKPSVWILYLTAWRSAGGLQLREDVYGSDKKLAQKMGGEVSNAFF
- a CDS encoding murein L,D-transpeptidase catalytic domain family protein, which translates into the protein MLRKTGLLLALLLSTALFAYTPQRNITLQPITSTANTAAEILIQKVLDNLDGMNAKTTISPKALEMGINGFLKLSAKGNVSPDKPLTIIDFSLPSSQKRLWTVDPITGKILHHTWVAHGRNSGELMAKKFSNIHSSYMSSLGFYRTAETYSGKHGYSLRLDGIEKGVNDHARERAIVIHGAEYANPEFIKKYGRLGRSLGCPALPMNQYKAIIDSIKDDGCLFIYAPNTDYLQASVLIDIDKTS